A genomic region of Streptomyces sp. R33 contains the following coding sequences:
- a CDS encoding TetR/AcrR family transcriptional regulator C-terminal domain-containing protein encodes MPRETLNRDQIVRAAIELLDAEGIEGLSMRKLGRRLGSAPTAMYWHVGNKENLVVLAADLVWAEIEPLDPAASGWRAAARALAYDAHALAARHPWLINAIGTHFVYGDGMARFQDHSYAVYEAAGFTGWDLDWAVNTAYTFVAGSAVDEATTAAMAKAQIRPGRGAEGGPEQDIVTWATGIASRYPRLRARLEAQAVADPAEMTHRKFEFGIEAILDGLEARLARQAT; translated from the coding sequence ATGCCGCGTGAGACCTTGAACCGTGACCAGATCGTCCGGGCCGCGATCGAGCTGCTCGATGCCGAGGGCATCGAGGGCCTGAGCATGCGCAAACTCGGCCGGCGACTGGGCTCGGCACCCACCGCGATGTACTGGCACGTGGGCAACAAGGAGAACCTCGTCGTCCTCGCGGCGGACCTGGTGTGGGCCGAGATCGAGCCGCTGGACCCCGCCGCGTCCGGCTGGCGCGCCGCCGCGCGGGCCCTGGCGTACGACGCGCACGCGCTGGCCGCACGGCACCCCTGGCTCATCAACGCCATCGGCACGCACTTCGTGTACGGCGACGGGATGGCCCGCTTCCAGGACCACAGCTACGCGGTGTACGAGGCGGCCGGGTTCACGGGGTGGGACCTCGACTGGGCCGTGAACACCGCCTACACGTTCGTGGCGGGCTCGGCCGTGGACGAGGCGACCACGGCGGCGATGGCGAAGGCGCAGATCCGCCCTGGCCGGGGCGCCGAGGGCGGACCGGAGCAGGACATCGTCACCTGGGCGACCGGGATCGCGTCCCGGTACCCCCGGCTGCGCGCCCGCCTGGAGGCACAGGCGGTGGCCGACCCGGCGGAGATGACGCACCGGAAGTTCGAGTTCGGCATCGAGGCGATCCTGGACGGCCTCGAAGCCCGACTGGCACGGCAGGCCACGTAA
- a CDS encoding cytochrome P450: MNVNHEPLASLPTARPAGCPFAPPGELTEVREQQPVRRMVYPDGHHGWLVTGYAPVRAVLADPRFSSRYELMHFPFPGGPEGALPPAPVGDMTGMDAPDHTRYRRLLAGKFTARRMRLLTVRIEQITAEHLDAMEQQGAGLDLVQAFAQPIPALVICELLGVPYGDRKTFHDYTVALMSMEASMEERFAAMAGLQEYMTELVRAKRAAPTDDLLSDLTESDLTEEELAGIGGFLLGAGLDTTANMLAHGTFALLSHPDQLAALRTDPGLADSAVEELMRYLTVAHTMVRVPLEDVELDGQTIKAGESVTLSVEAANRDPLRFTDPDTLDIRRKATGQLGFGHGIHQCLGAQLARVEMRVALPALLARFPELRLAVPAADVPLRTGMNIYGVHRLPVTLG, translated from the coding sequence GTGAACGTGAACCACGAACCGCTGGCTTCGCTGCCCACCGCCCGCCCCGCCGGCTGCCCCTTCGCCCCGCCCGGCGAGCTGACCGAGGTACGTGAGCAGCAGCCCGTCCGCCGCATGGTCTACCCCGACGGGCACCACGGCTGGCTGGTCACCGGCTACGCCCCCGTACGCGCCGTACTGGCGGACCCCCGATTCAGCTCCCGCTACGAGCTCATGCACTTCCCGTTCCCCGGCGGCCCCGAAGGCGCGCTGCCCCCGGCCCCCGTCGGCGACATGACCGGCATGGACGCCCCGGACCACACGCGCTACCGGCGGCTGCTCGCCGGCAAGTTCACGGCCCGCCGCATGCGCCTGCTGACCGTGCGGATCGAGCAGATCACCGCCGAGCACCTGGACGCCATGGAGCAGCAGGGTGCCGGACTCGACCTGGTGCAGGCGTTCGCGCAGCCCATCCCCGCCCTGGTCATCTGCGAACTGCTCGGTGTGCCCTACGGGGACCGCAAGACCTTCCACGACTACACCGTGGCCCTGATGAGCATGGAAGCGAGCATGGAGGAACGGTTCGCCGCCATGGCCGGGCTGCAGGAGTACATGACCGAGCTCGTCCGGGCCAAGCGGGCGGCCCCGACCGACGACCTGCTCAGCGACCTGACCGAGAGCGACCTCACCGAGGAGGAACTGGCCGGCATCGGCGGCTTCCTGCTCGGCGCCGGCCTCGACACCACTGCCAACATGCTCGCGCACGGCACCTTCGCCCTGCTCAGCCACCCGGACCAACTCGCCGCCCTGCGCACCGATCCCGGCCTCGCCGACAGCGCCGTCGAAGAGCTGATGCGCTACCTCACCGTCGCTCACACCATGGTCCGGGTCCCCCTGGAGGACGTCGAACTGGACGGCCAGACCATCAAGGCCGGAGAGAGCGTCACCCTCTCCGTCGAGGCCGCCAACCGCGACCCGCTGCGCTTCACCGACCCCGACACCCTCGACATCCGCCGCAAGGCCACCGGGCAGCTCGGCTTCGGCCACGGCATCCACCAGTGCCTCGGCGCCCAACTCGCCCGCGTCGAGATGCGGGTGGCCCTCCCCGCGCTCCTCGCCCGCTTCCCGGAGCTGCGCCTCGCCGTCCCCGCCGCGGACGTACCGCTGCGGACCGGCATGAACATCTACGGCGTGCACCGGCTCCCGGTCACCCTCGGCTGA
- a CDS encoding response regulator produces the protein MTRVLVVEDDPQLVRALKINLQARKFDVTEAGDGRAAIRLAADGRPDVILLDLGLPDMDGVEVIRSVRGWSRVPILVLSARHTSEEKIRALDAGADDYVTKPFSMDELLARLQAATRRQEDPASRGGPSGITTEEFTVDLAARKVVRGERTVRLTPTEWHLLELLIARPGHLVSQRKLLLEVWGPTYAEHTNYLRVYMAQLRRKLEADPSHPRYLITEPGMGYRFEP, from the coding sequence ATGACCCGGGTGCTCGTGGTGGAGGACGATCCCCAGCTCGTTCGTGCGCTGAAGATCAATCTGCAGGCGCGCAAGTTCGACGTGACGGAGGCCGGTGACGGCCGCGCGGCCATCCGGCTCGCCGCCGACGGCAGACCGGACGTCATCCTCCTGGACCTCGGCCTGCCGGACATGGACGGTGTGGAGGTGATCAGGAGCGTACGGGGCTGGAGCCGGGTGCCGATCCTGGTGCTGTCCGCGCGCCACACCTCCGAGGAGAAGATCCGCGCCCTGGACGCTGGCGCGGACGACTACGTGACGAAGCCGTTCAGCATGGACGAGCTGCTGGCCCGCCTGCAGGCCGCCACCCGGCGGCAAGAGGACCCCGCCTCCCGCGGAGGTCCGTCCGGGATCACGACCGAGGAGTTCACCGTCGATCTCGCGGCCCGGAAGGTGGTGCGCGGCGAGCGCACCGTCCGGCTGACCCCGACCGAATGGCATCTGCTGGAGCTGCTGATCGCCCGTCCCGGTCATCTCGTGTCCCAGCGCAAGCTGTTGCTCGAGGTGTGGGGGCCGACGTACGCCGAGCACACCAACTACCTGCGCGTGTACATGGCCCAGCTGCGGCGCAAGCTGGAAGCGGACCCCTCCCACCCCCGGTACCTGATCACCGAACCGGGCATGGGATACCGCTTCGAACCCTGA
- a CDS encoding potassium-transporting ATPase subunit C, giving the protein MNNSVSNTARLIGAGLRALLVLTVICGVLYPLAVTGIAQALFDNKANGSEIKDESGRVVGSSLIGQSYNLPKQNPDDPEEAAEPDLKWFQPRPSNGLGSNSVNQQYSLVLSGATNKAGDNPDLVKLVEDAKAAVIADNSTATYKVEPSDVPADAVTSSGSGLDPNISPEYAKIQVHRVAEQNGLDVQQVEKLVAKYTTGRTLGFMGEPRVNVLELNTALKSLTKS; this is encoded by the coding sequence CGGTCATCTGCGGCGTGCTCTACCCGCTCGCCGTCACCGGGATCGCCCAGGCCCTGTTCGACAACAAGGCCAATGGCTCCGAGATCAAGGACGAGAGCGGCCGGGTCGTCGGCTCCTCCCTCATCGGCCAGAGCTACAACCTGCCCAAGCAGAACCCCGACGACCCGGAGGAAGCCGCCGAGCCGGACCTGAAGTGGTTCCAGCCGCGCCCCTCCAACGGCCTCGGCTCCAACAGCGTCAACCAGCAGTACTCCCTGGTCCTGTCCGGCGCCACCAACAAGGCGGGCGACAACCCGGACCTGGTCAAGCTGGTCGAGGACGCCAAGGCCGCCGTGATCGCGGACAACTCCACCGCGACGTACAAGGTCGAGCCCTCGGACGTGCCGGCCGACGCCGTCACCTCTTCCGGCTCCGGCCTCGACCCGAACATCTCCCCGGAGTACGCGAAGATCCAGGTCCACCGGGTCGCGGAGCAGAACGGCCTCGACGTCCAGCAGGTCGAGAAGCTCGTCGCCAAGTACACCACCGGCCGCACCCTCGGCTTCATGGGCGAGCCCCGCGTCAACGTCCTGGAACTCAACACCGCGCTCAAGTCACTGACCAAGAGCTGA